Sequence from the Amycolatopsis sp. NBC_00345 genome:
GGGGGTCTGTTTCGTCTGAGTGGGGTCGTAGTCGACGAACCACTCCAGGTTCCAGGCCAGCTGGCCGACCGGCGAATCGTTGAGTGCGTAAGCGATCGTCTGCGGACGGGTGCTCATTTCGTGCATGTAGCCGGAGCGGCCGTACCACCAGCGTTCGTTGGACAGCGCCGTTTCCCGGTCCGGTTCACTCAGCCGCTCGAGCTCATCCGGGGCCATCGGCGAGGCGGCGAAGGCCAGGGCGTTGACGTGGACTCCGATCACGCGTTCAGGGACTACCCGGGCGAGCTCGGGCGCGATGACGCTGCCGAAATCCCCGCCCTGCACCGCATAACGCTCGTAGCCCAGGCGGCTCATCAGCTCGGCCCAGGCGCGGGCGGTGCGGTTGACGCCCCAGCCCTGTTCGCGGGTCGGCCCCGAGAAGGCGTATCCGGGCAGCGAAGGGGCGATGATGTGGAAGGCGTCGGCCGGGTCGCCCCCGTGGGCGCGGGGATCGCTCAGCGGCCCGAGGATCGCGGAGAAATCGGCGATCGTGCTCGGCCAGCCGTGGGTGATGATCAACGGCGTCGCGTCCGGCTCGGGCGAGCGCAGGTGCAGGAAGTGGATGTTCTGCCCGTCGATTTCGACGGTGAACTGCGGGTACGCGTTCAGCGCGGCCTCCTGCGCCCGCCAGTCGTAACCGGTGCGCCAATAGTCGACGAGGTCCCGCAGCCATTCCCGGTTGACGCCGTAGGACCACCCGGCGCCGGGCAGCTCGTCCGGCCACCGGGTGCGGTCCAGGCGCTCGGCCAGATCCCTGAGTTCGGCTTCCGGGACATCGATGCGGAACGGCTGGGGCGCGGACGTCATTCGGTTCTCCTGGGATCTCGGGCCACGACATATGACAGCAGGCTGTCGTAGTGGCAATCTAGCAATATGACAGGCTGCTGTCAAAGATGGGCCCCAGGGCTCAGCCCACGCCCACGCGCTGCCAGCCGGGCTCGATGAGGGCGACGATCAGCTCCCGGTCACGCGAGTAGGCGGCGCCGCTGTACTTGTTCGCGATCCGGTCGATGACCTCCCAGGCGGCCTCCCCCGAGAGCCACTCGACCACCTCGCCGCGGAGGATGACCGGCCGGTACAGGTCGTCGGCCGGGGCCAGGGAGAGCGCGACCCGCGGGTCGCGCCGGAGGTTGCGCGCCTTGCGGGAGTCGGGGCCGGTGAAGATCGCGAGCCGGTCGCCGTGCGTGCCGATCCAGACCGGAACGGAGTGGGGTCCGCCATCGGGCAGGACGGTGGCGAGATGGGCGAACGAGGCACCGTCGAGCACTCGGCGGGCGTCGGGGTCGAGCATGGTGAGCATCTCCCGAAACGAGGTTACGAGGGACTGTCCAACAGGGATTCATCGTTCGACAGCACTGAAGGAAGGCGCGACAGCAGCGGCCGGGGCGGTCTGTCGCAGGACGACCCGCCGGCTATGACGTAACATGACAGCATGCTGCCAGCAGTGGACAACGTAGCAACACGACAGCCTGCTGTCAAAACTGCCGAGGAGGCCTGCGGGGCCTACACCGCGCTCCTCGACCAGGTCGTCAAGCTCGCCGAGGTCGTCGAGGCGGTCGGCAACGGGCTGGCCCGGCCGGTCGGCCAGAGCCGGGCGCGCTGGCAGGTGCTGGCGGCCGTCGAAGACGAGGCCGCTCCCGTCGGGGCGATCGCCTGCACCCTCGGGCACACGCGCCAGAGCGTCCAGCGCGTCGCGGACCTCCTCGTCGACGAGGGACTCGGCCGCTACCGGCCCAACCCCGCGCATCAGCGCGCCAAGCTGTTCGAAGTCACCGCCAAGGGCCGCACGGCACTGCGGAAGATCCAGGCGGCCGAGTCCCAGTGCGCCCGTCGCGCCGCCGCGGGCATGGACCCCGAGAGCTTCGATGTCGCCCGCCAGACCCTCAGCGAACTGCAGCAACGCCTCGAATCCGAGCTGGCCTGATGCGGATCGGCGAGCTGTCCAAGCGCACGGGCGCGAGCCCGCGCTCACTGCGGTACTACGAGGAGCAGGGCCTGCTGACCAGCTCGCGCTCCGACACCGGGCAGCGTCACTATTCCGATTCCGAGGTCCAGCGCGTGTCGCTCATCCGGCAGCTGTTCGACGCGGGTATGTCCAGCCGGGTGATCGCGAGTGTGCTGCCGTGTGTGGAGACCCCCGGCGACGTGGGTGTCGTCGAGTCGGCGTTCGCGACGATGACGCGCGAGCGCGACCGGATCGACGCCGACATCGCGCACCTGGTCGAGACCCGGGCCGCGCTCGACGTGCTGATCGAGGCCAACAGCCGGCACCAGGCGGAGATGTCCGCCGCCCCGGAAGCGGTGGCCCAGCCGGCCTGATGCCGTGACCTGCGTCCCAGCCGGTTGCCTCTGACATCGGTGTGAGCGGTGAGGATGGCCGCAGGGCCCGGAACCACCGGGCCCGGTGATCCGGGAGGCGGCGGAAAATGGGGCAGGCGTGGGGTTTCGGCAGGTATGGCGGGCCCGAGGTGCAGGAGTTCTTCGAGCGTCCCGATCCCGTCCCCGGTCGCGGCGAGGTGCTGATCCGGGTCGACGTCGCCGGCGTGAATCCCCTTGACCATCTGCTGCGCGCGGGTCTGGTCCCCGGGCTCGACGGCGGGCGCCCGTTCCCCCGCGTGCTGGGTGTGGAGGCGGCGGGCACCGTTCTCGCCCTGGGTGAGGACGTCGATGGGCTCGAGGTGGGCGACGCGGTCTTCGGCTTCGCGCTCACTGGTGGCGGCACGTACGCCGAGACGACCGTGCTGTCCGCGCCGAACACCGCGCGCGTCCCGGCGGGCCTGTCCGCGACCGTGGCGGCAACGCTGCCGGTGGCCGGGACGACCGCGGTGGACGCGCTCGACCAGCTCGGCCTCCCGGCCGGGGCCACGGTCCTGGTCAACGGGGTCGGAGGCGGGGTCGGCCTCGCCGTCGCCCGGCTGGCCGTCGCGCGCGAGCTGCGGGTGATCGGCACCGGCAGTGCCGCCAAACGCGAGCACGCCGAGGCCGTCGGGGCGCGGTTCCTCGACTACACCGCCGAGGACGTCGTCGCCGAGGCCCGCGAGCTGGTCCCGGACGGCTTCGACGGGATCGTCGACCTGGTCGGCGGCACCTCGCTGCGGACGGTCGCCCCGCTGGCCCGGGATCCCCGCAACGTCATCGCCGTCGGTGACATGTCGGTGCCCGAGCTCGGTGGGCGTTTCGTCGAACGCCGTCTCGACCGCGAGAACCTGGAACGGTCCGCCCGGCTGGCCCTCGACGGAGTCCTCGCGCCCGTGATCACCGCGATCCATCCGCTCTCCGACGCCCCGGCCGCCCTCGCCACCGTCGAAAACGGCCACACATCGGGCAAGGTCGTCATCAAGGTGGCCTGAGAAGTGCCCCGCAGTCCCTCCGTTACTAATCCGACCGGAAGTAGGCGGATACGGTCTGCAGCCGATCTGCTTGTAGGGACCCGTTTCCGCCGTGGCTGTAGCCGGATTAGTAACGAACGGCACAGTACGGATCGGATTACTCTGTCGGCCCGGTCGTGCGTCCACGAGACTGACCTGCGGAATCAGTTCGGCAACGGAGGGGAAGTGAGCTGGTCGTGACGCGCGGAATCAGCGGGATCGGACGATGGGCGGTGGCCGGAGCGGTGGCCGCCATGGCCACCTTGTTCTTGAGTTCCCCGGCCTCGGCCGCTCCGCAGACGGCGGACAACATCTGCGTCAAGGTGTACCTGCACGACGTCGGGTGGCAGGACCAGCAGTGTGGTGCGGCGGGCAACGCCGTGACCGCCGGCTCGCCGGGAGCGGGCCACCAGGTGGAGGCGATGACGGCCACGGTCACCGGAAGCAGCCTCTGCCTCATGGCCAACATGCAGGGCTCCGGATGGGACCCGTCGTGGTCCTGCGCCGGTGACGGCCAGTCGGTCACGATCGGCAAGGCCGGTCAGGGCCTGCGCCTGGAGGCGGTGCAGTTCGGCGTGCAGTCCGGGGTGATCTGCGGGAACTCCTTCGTGACGGGCGTGGGCTGGAACCCGAACTGGTACTGCGGGGTCGACGGCGGGACCAACTCGATCGGCACCACCGGGCAGGACCAGCCCATGGAGGCCGTGGGCTTCGAGATCTGCCGGCCGGAGGGCTGCTGACTTTTCTTACGGGGCAGGGACTTCCTGTTTGGCCGGAAGTCCCTGCCGCGACACCTTGGCAACCGGGCCACGCCGGTTCAAGCGCGCCGTACGGTGACCTCGTCGATCAGCGTGCCGTCCTCGGCGAGCGCGCGCACCGTCATCTGGGCGGAGGCGCCGCCCGCCGCCGGAGCGACGTCGACCGCCACCAGGCCGTAACCCCGGTAGCGCACCCGGGACCACGTGACCGCGGTGTCCGTGTGGCTGGTGCTGTTCTTCTTGAAGCACTTCATCGTCGGGGTGCCACTGCTGCTTTCGTGGTCCAGATAGCTCTCCGGGGGATTCTTGTAAAACGTGTCGAGGCTCTGGCCACCGCCGCCGGCCGTGACGTAAGTGGTGCCGTCCAGTGACGGCGTGACCGTGCCCCGGGGTTTCACCGGTTTGGTGCCCTTGCCCGCCCGGATCGGGTCCGTGCGCTCGTAGAGACGGTTGTGCGCGTTCAGCACCAGGTCGACCTTGTGCTTGTCGAACAGCGGCGCCCACTTCTGCTGGGCGACGCTCTCGGCCCCGCCGGCGTCGGCGGTGGAGTACGGGGCGTGGTGGAGGTAGACCACGACGAAGTCGATCGTGGGATCAGCGCGGAAACTGCCGAGTCTGCCGTCCAGCCAGGTGGCCTGCCGGCCCTGGGTGTAGTCGGCGTTCCCGGTGTTGCGGGAGCAGATGTCGTTGCCGTCCAAGCTGATCAGCCCGACGTTCTGGTACCGCCACGAGTAGATGCCGGTGGAGCCGCTCCACGCGTTGTCCGGCATGGTGAATCGCGCCTTGGTCCCGTCGTAGCCGTTGGTGGCGTACCAGTCCTCCATCTCGCGGTTGCCCAGCGCGATCATCCACGGGGTCCCGGCGGCGACGAGCTCGTTCTGGGCGAGGTAGGAGTCCCACTTCCCGGCGTCGTACTTGTCGCTGTCCGTGTGCCCGCCTTCGGCGTTGGTCGTGCCCGAAGTGATGGCGTAGCTCAGGTTCCCGAGGGCGAGGGTGAAGGCCGGCGCGAGATCCGCGAGCTGGCTGTTCGCCCGGCGCGCGTTGTAGCCGACGCCTTGGTCGCCGAAAGCGGTGAAGGTGAACGACTCGGTGCCCCCGGCGGCCGGGGCGGTGCGGAAGGTGGCGATTTCGCCGGGACGTCCGCTCGCAGTGGGGTCGTAATCCTGGTGCCCCACAACGTAGTGGTACGTCGTGGCGGGCGTCAGGTTGTCGAGCCGGACGTGCAGGTAGTACTGGCTCATGGTGTCCGGCGCGTGCGGCGGGAAGTCGTGTTCGGGCTCCTGCCACGAAAGCTCGCTCTTCAGCGTGCGGGCCTCGGCGGCGATCGGGGAGCCGAAAGCGCCCGAGCCGGTGGCGATCCGGACGTACGGCCCGGTCACCGCGCCGAGTTCCTGCCAGGAGATCACCACCTGCGTGGACGGGTCCTGGCCGTAGGCGAGGTGCCGCCCGAGCGGGCGCAGTTTCAGGGCGGCGCTGGATGCTTTTTTATTGGGCGCTGCTGTATTGGGCGCGGCCGTCACGGCACCGGGGAGCAGTGCGCCGGCGGTGAGGACCGCGCCGCCCACGGCGCCCGCCCTGAACAACGCCCGCCGCGAGTACTTTTCTTCGTTCTGCGGAGTCTCAGCCATGAAGGAGCCTTCTCAGCTAGGTCGTGGGTAGACGTGATTGTCGTTGCCGCGCGCGGTAAAGCCGCCCGTCAGCTGCGCCGCACGGTGATCTCGTCGACCGGTGTCCCCGTCTCGGTGAGCGCGCGCACCTTCATCTGGGCGGGGCTGCCGTTCGCGGCCGGGGTGACGTCGACCGTGACCAGGCTGTAGCCGCGGTAGCGCACGCGGGACCAGGTGACCTTGGCCGAATGCCCCTCCCCGTCCTCGTCGTCGAACCGCATCGTGGCCGTGGCGTCCTTGACGTGGCCGTCGTAGGAATCGTCGATCTTCGAGTCGACCCACTCGTTGACGCCCTCGCCGCCACCGCCGGCGGTGATGTAGGTGGTGCCGTCCTTGACCGGGTCGACGGTGCTCCGGATGGCCGCCTTCTTGCCGGCCTTGCCCGCGCGGATGGGGTCGGTGCGTTCGTAGACGTGGTTGTGCCCGTTGAGCACCAGGTCCACCTGGTACTGGTCGAACAGCGGGGCCCACTTCTGCTGCGCGCCGAGCTCCGCGCCGTTGGACGACGAGGTGGAGTACGTGCACTGGTGGCAGTAGACGACGATGAAGTCGATCGTCGGATCGCCGCGGAACCGGGCCAGCTGCGCCTTGAGCCAGGCCAGCTGCTTGCCCTCGGTGTAGTCCAGATTGGACGGACTGTTGTAGCAGATGTCGTTGCCGTCCAGGCTGATCAGCCCGACGTTCTGGTATCGCCACGAGTAGATGCAGGTGGAGCCGTCCCACGCGTTGTCCGGCATGGTGAACCGGGCCCGCGCCCCGCTGTAGCCGTGGTAGTCGTACCACCCCTCCATCTCGTGGTTGCCGAGCGCGACCATCCACGGGACCTCGGCGGCGATGGATTCGTTCTGCGCGAAGAACGAATCCCACTTGCGCGCGTCGTAGACGTCCTCGTCCGGGTGCCCGCCCTCGCCGTTGAGCGCGTAGCTCATATCGCCCATGGCGAGGTGGAACCGGGGCGCGAGATCGGCGACCAGGCTGTTGGTCGCGACCGCGTTGTAGCCGACCCCCTGGTCACCGAAGGCGGTGAAGGAGAACGCGGTGGTGCTCGCCGTCGCCGGAGCGGTGCGGAAGGTGGCGACCTCACCGAGCCGTCCGCTGGTGACGGGGTCGTAGCCCTGGTGGCCCACGACGTAGTAGTAGGTGGTGCCAGGCACCAGGTTGTCCAGCCGCGCGTGCAGGTAGTACTGGGTCACGGCTTTCCCGAGATGCGGCGAAAACGTGTGGTCCGGCTTCTGCCAGGCCAGGTCGCTGACCAGCGCCCGCGTCTCGGCCGGCACCGGCTCGCCGTACTCCCCCGCAACGGTGCCGAACCGCAGGTAGGGCGCGGTCACCTGGGCGGGCGTCTGCCAGGAGACCACCACCGCGCGCGAGGAGTCCGCGCCGTACGCGAGGTGCCGCCCGAACGGCCGCAACACCGATCCGGCGACCGTCTCGGCGTTGAGCAGCACGGTCGGGACGGCAAACGGACTGGCCGCCGCGGTGCCGGGGAGCAGAACACCACCGGACGTGAGCGCGACGCCCCCCATCGCGCCCATCCGGAAGACGTTCCGGCGGGAGTACCGCCGCATGACGTCGTCGTATTGTTCCTGCAAACGGGGCTGCCGGGCGGGATAGCGGGAGGATCGAGTGCTCCTGCGCCGCGGAGTCTCTGACATGGCTGAATGTTAGGAAACTTTCCTAACATGGTCAATGGGCCACCTGGACTACGCCTGCCACGTCGAACGGGTGGTCGGCGGTGGCAGGTCGAACGGGTGGTCGGCGGGTGGCACGACTCGCGGCTCACCCCCCGCCGGCCGTCGGGGCGCCCGCGCGTCCACCAGATCGTCGTGACGCACGGTGGCACCTTGGCCTTCGTCGTCGCGCACTGGATCGGGATGCCGATCCAGTCGCTGGGCCAGGTGAATTTCCGAGTGTCCCCGGGCAGCATCACCACAGTGCGCGAAGACGACTACTTTCACAGCCGGCAGGTCGTCAGCCTTGGCGATACCCGCCATCTCGAGCACTAGGCTCGCCCGGTGAACGCCCGCAACCGGCCGTTGAGGAGCAGCGATGGATGGTCCCGCACCGAAATTCAGCCACTTCGACAACACCCGGCACGAGCACTGGACGATCATCGGTGTCGCGGATTCGCCCGATGACCCGGGCGTGCGGTCGATCGAAATCTTCCAGGGCCCGGACCGCAACGAGCCTCGGCTGGTGCTCACGCCCGAGGAGGTGCCCCAGTTCGTCGCAGGGCTCATCGCCACGGTCGTGCCCGGTGACCTGACGGCGGAAGAAGAAGACTGATCCCCACCCGGGCTTGACCGATCAACCCACCGGACGGTGGCGCGGGATGGTTCAGCCGTTGGGCGCGGAGTCCTTTTCGGACAGAACCGGGTGCGCGGTCGCCAGTGCCGCGTACGTTTCCGGCTTGCGGCGGCGCAAATACGCGGCCACGCCGAGCCCGGCCACGATCAGGATCGGCAGCAACCACGGCAGCAGCGCGATCCAGCCCGCGGCCGAACCGGCCATGGTCGGGAAGTTCAGCACGGCCAGCACGATCACCACGATCAGCCCGGCCCCGCCGATTCCCGGGGCGGCACACGTGCTCCACCAGTGCGGATCGCGCCGCCGGCGGAAGAAGACCACCACCGCGATCGACGCCATCGCCTGCAGGACGAGGATCGCCAGCGTGCCGAACCCCGTCATCGACGCGGTCAGGAACGCGACCGGATCCAGGCCGAGCACCGCGAAAACGGCGGCGACCACGGTGGCGAACGCGATCTGCGCCGCACTGGCGTTACGGGGAGTGCCGGACGCGGTCCGGGCCAGCGCCTTCGGCAGCACCCCGTCCCGGGCGAGGGCGAAGATGTAGCGGCTCGCTGAGTTGTGCAGTGCGAGCAGCGCGGCGAACAGGCTCACCACCAGCAGCAGCTGCATCACGTCGGTCAGGGCGGGGCCGAGCACGCCCTGCGAGGTGGCCAGCAACAGGTCGCCCGTGGCGAGGTGCCGCACCGCGACCGGCTGCGCGTCGGGCACGCCGATCGCGCTCACCAGCGCCAGCGAGGTGATCGCCGCGAAGATCCCGATGGAGACGACCGCGATGTAGGTGGCGCGCGGCACCGACCGGTTCGGGTCCCGCGCCTCCTCGCTGAACAGCGCCGTCGCCTCGAACCCGATGAAACACGTGGCCGCGAAGAGCAGCCCGAGGCCGACCGACCCGGACGCGACGACGGACGGCGAGAACGCCGCGAGCGAATAACCCGAGCGCACGAGCACCGCGACGTCGAACACGACCAGGATGCCGACCTCGAGGATCAGCGACACCGCGAGCACTTTCGCCGAGACGTCCACCCCGCGCCGGCTGAGCAGGAACACCGCGGCCACCGACACCGCCGACCAGAGCTCCCACGGCAGGTCGAGGTGGAACACGCTGTTCATCACGCCCGAAGTGAGCGCGCCGGACGTGCCAACGGCGCCTGCGACGAAGCAGTTGTACCCGGCGAGCGCGACGAACGCCCCGGAGAGCCCGGCCGGACGTCCGAGCGCGGCGGTGATGTAGGCGTAGAAACCGCCGACGTTGGACACGTACTTGCTCATCCGCGCGTAACCAATCCCGAACAGCAGCAGCACCACCCCGGCGAGCAGGAACGACGCCGGCATGCCCCCACCGTTGCCGAGTGCGATGCCGAGCCCCGCGATCACCACCATCCCGGTCAACGGTGCGACCGCGGCGAGCACCAGGAAGGCGATCCCGCCGGTGCCGAGCGCGTTGGCGCGCAGCCGCCCGGCGCGCTCGGGTGTCGACGGCTGCTGTGGCATCGGGCCCTCCTGCGGTCAGGATCCACTCGCGGCACGGCGATGCCCGCGGGGCGTCCCAGCGTGCCGCGACGGGGCCGGAAGTGCTTGTCACAGCAGGAAGACCTGTTGCCGATCCGCGCACCTACGCCGCGTCCCGTTGCCGGGTGCCTTGCGCCGGGTGCCTCTCCGCCAGCGCACTCCCGCGCCAGGCACCCCGGCGCCAGCGCACGCTGCGCCAGGCGCTCCTGCGCCAACACACCCTATGCCGGGCGCTCCGCCAGACACTCTGCGCCAACGCACCCTGTGCCGGGTGCCTCTCCGCCAGCGCAGTCCCGCGCCAGGCACCCTGCGGCAGCGCACGCTGTGCCGAGCGCTCCGCCAGACACCCTGCGCCAGGCACCCCTCCGCCAACACACCCCTGTACCAGGCACCCCTGCG
This genomic interval carries:
- a CDS encoding epoxide hydrolase family protein produces the protein MTSAPQPFRIDVPEAELRDLAERLDRTRWPDELPGAGWSYGVNREWLRDLVDYWRTGYDWRAQEAALNAYPQFTVEIDGQNIHFLHLRSPEPDATPLIITHGWPSTIADFSAILGPLSDPRAHGGDPADAFHIIAPSLPGYAFSGPTREQGWGVNRTARAWAELMSRLGYERYAVQGGDFGSVIAPELARVVPERVIGVHVNALAFAASPMAPDELERLSEPDRETALSNERWWYGRSGYMHEMSTRPQTIAYALNDSPVGQLAWNLEWFVDYDPTQTKQTPVDRDAILTNVTIFWLTGTAGSAARLYFEVGPELQAGRPAPSGVPTAVANFLGDQAIRDLAQLSNKVTRWRNYDRGGHFAALQAPDLLVADVQDFFRGLRTAPLGTAAAGASS
- a CDS encoding TIGR03618 family F420-dependent PPOX class oxidoreductase, yielding MLDPDARRVLDGASFAHLATVLPDGGPHSVPVWIGTHGDRLAIFTGPDSRKARNLRRDPRVALSLAPADDLYRPVILRGEVVEWLSGEAAWEVIDRIANKYSGAAYSRDRELIVALIEPGWQRVGVG
- a CDS encoding MarR family winged helix-turn-helix transcriptional regulator translates to MLPAVDNVATRQPAVKTAEEACGAYTALLDQVVKLAEVVEAVGNGLARPVGQSRARWQVLAAVEDEAAPVGAIACTLGHTRQSVQRVADLLVDEGLGRYRPNPAHQRAKLFEVTAKGRTALRKIQAAESQCARRAAAGMDPESFDVARQTLSELQQRLESELA
- a CDS encoding MerR family transcriptional regulator, producing MRIGELSKRTGASPRSLRYYEEQGLLTSSRSDTGQRHYSDSEVQRVSLIRQLFDAGMSSRVIASVLPCVETPGDVGVVESAFATMTRERDRIDADIAHLVETRAALDVLIEANSRHQAEMSAAPEAVAQPA
- a CDS encoding NADP-dependent oxidoreductase, which gives rise to MGQAWGFGRYGGPEVQEFFERPDPVPGRGEVLIRVDVAGVNPLDHLLRAGLVPGLDGGRPFPRVLGVEAAGTVLALGEDVDGLEVGDAVFGFALTGGGTYAETTVLSAPNTARVPAGLSATVAATLPVAGTTAVDALDQLGLPAGATVLVNGVGGGVGLAVARLAVARELRVIGTGSAAKREHAEAVGARFLDYTAEDVVAEARELVPDGFDGIVDLVGGTSLRTVAPLARDPRNVIAVGDMSVPELGGRFVERRLDRENLERSARLALDGVLAPVITAIHPLSDAPAALATVENGHTSGKVVIKVA
- a CDS encoding purple acid phosphatase family protein; this encodes MAETPQNEEKYSRRALFRAGAVGGAVLTAGALLPGAVTAAPNTAAPNKKASSAALKLRPLGRHLAYGQDPSTQVVISWQELGAVTGPYVRIATGSGAFGSPIAAEARTLKSELSWQEPEHDFPPHAPDTMSQYYLHVRLDNLTPATTYHYVVGHQDYDPTASGRPGEIATFRTAPAAGGTESFTFTAFGDQGVGYNARRANSQLADLAPAFTLALGNLSYAITSGTTNAEGGHTDSDKYDAGKWDSYLAQNELVAAGTPWMIALGNREMEDWYATNGYDGTKARFTMPDNAWSGSTGIYSWRYQNVGLISLDGNDICSRNTGNADYTQGRQATWLDGRLGSFRADPTIDFVVVYLHHAPYSTADAGGAESVAQQKWAPLFDKHKVDLVLNAHNRLYERTDPIRAGKGTKPVKPRGTVTPSLDGTTYVTAGGGGQSLDTFYKNPPESYLDHESSSGTPTMKCFKKNSTSHTDTAVTWSRVRYRGYGLVAVDVAPAAGGASAQMTVRALAEDGTLIDEVTVRRA
- a CDS encoding purple acid phosphatase family protein, with translation MGAMGGVALTSGGVLLPGTAAASPFAVPTVLLNAETVAGSVLRPFGRHLAYGADSSRAVVVSWQTPAQVTAPYLRFGTVAGEYGEPVPAETRALVSDLAWQKPDHTFSPHLGKAVTQYYLHARLDNLVPGTTYYYVVGHQGYDPVTSGRLGEVATFRTAPATASTTAFSFTAFGDQGVGYNAVATNSLVADLAPRFHLAMGDMSYALNGEGGHPDEDVYDARKWDSFFAQNESIAAEVPWMVALGNHEMEGWYDYHGYSGARARFTMPDNAWDGSTCIYSWRYQNVGLISLDGNDICYNSPSNLDYTEGKQLAWLKAQLARFRGDPTIDFIVVYCHQCTYSTSSSNGAELGAQQKWAPLFDQYQVDLVLNGHNHVYERTDPIRAGKAGKKAAIRSTVDPVKDGTTYITAGGGGEGVNEWVDSKIDDSYDGHVKDATATMRFDDEDGEGHSAKVTWSRVRYRGYSLVTVDVTPAANGSPAQMKVRALTETGTPVDEITVRRS
- a CDS encoding APC family permease translates to MPQQPSTPERAGRLRANALGTGGIAFLVLAAVAPLTGMVVIAGLGIALGNGGGMPASFLLAGVVLLLFGIGYARMSKYVSNVGGFYAYITAALGRPAGLSGAFVALAGYNCFVAGAVGTSGALTSGVMNSVFHLDLPWELWSAVSVAAVFLLSRRGVDVSAKVLAVSLILEVGILVVFDVAVLVRSGYSLAAFSPSVVASGSVGLGLLFAATCFIGFEATALFSEEARDPNRSVPRATYIAVVSIGIFAAITSLALVSAIGVPDAQPVAVRHLATGDLLLATSQGVLGPALTDVMQLLLVVSLFAALLALHNSASRYIFALARDGVLPKALARTASGTPRNASAAQIAFATVVAAVFAVLGLDPVAFLTASMTGFGTLAILVLQAMASIAVVVFFRRRRDPHWWSTCAAPGIGGAGLIVVIVLAVLNFPTMAGSAAGWIALLPWLLPILIVAGLGVAAYLRRRKPETYAALATAHPVLSEKDSAPNG